From one Electrophorus electricus isolate fEleEle1 chromosome 20, fEleEle1.pri, whole genome shotgun sequence genomic stretch:
- the ncoa3 gene encoding LOW QUALITY PROTEIN: nuclear receptor coactivator 3 (The sequence of the model RefSeq protein was modified relative to this genomic sequence to represent the inferred CDS: inserted 2 bases in 1 codon), whose translation MSGVGDNSLEPMCSDRKRKLSTCDTPGLGCDKRRREQECKYIEELAELISANLSDIDSFNVKPDKCAILKETVRQIRQIKEQGKSSCGDDDVQKADVSSTGQGVIDKDHLGPLLLQALDGFLFVVNREGSIVFVSDNVTQYLQYKQEDLISTSIYSILHQDDREELQKNLPKGPNGISWATDASRQKSHTFTCRMLVQFGPGGEEGAGRPRYETMQCFALTQPKAMMEEGEDLQSCMICVARRVVTVERTERFSTRHELSGKLIEIEQQGSLHTTMRPGWEDLVRRCMQMFLHRSEGQPWSYKRHYQEAYVHGRAETPLYHFSLSDGTPVTAQTRSELCRNPATSEPFSFLSTHLLHREQNGYRPNQGGMMRPQGMGPPPHGSQVNMAPGGQMNMSRGHGMADPGHMGPRAGPVYGPGHRLTPMNSMHQINQMNSVNQMNQMGSMNHMNQMNQMNSMNPMNQINSINQMNQMNQMGSVNSINPMNQMNQINHMNQMNQMNQMNQMNQMNQMGHPGMNPHQQNFHGGGYGLGMTSPSHGSPGMHPSQQNIMGSPRIRGSPKMGASPFSPGGMHSPMGPMNMGSNSGSSGPAGGSTFSSSSLNALQAISEGVGSSLPGALTSPSHKSDGSPSVNASQAGAPNQSGPNKGPIVGESKSPAGPHSSGAEQQQVPISESTADKPDSQSGKEGALDPSRRLPDGKGHKKLLQLLTSPTEELTLGAAKGGPPXPASVVLAADLKEAGGCMTSPSSTCVPSAAAPAAGGAVAQQGAGHLSSHMLQEKHKILHKLLQNGNTPDEVARITAEATGKVRLGAEHQGTEGAGAEVKQEQHSPKKTHALLHYLLNKDDSKEAGIGEVKPGMDELEGRGVGAGPGSGVTTSSNPDSKIKMEPPDELESLETVLGGLRKPASGMFADSRSGSGTDSESKKGGGPGTHGVEREAVGLAPGVRLPLQRAVSVDSKPLGGAGVAGRRNAPSSVIKQETLDHVGMGGPSRQMGMTQMPPMMASGDWRMSSSGASPAGSNGHPGMGCPTMDPNVKGLMGVPMINRSNSVPAPRSMLQQQLMEMSPNDAAMGVNSFRGQPHPPQSPSWSDCGMGLDGGHTPNSLPFGNPLDDLLVPPATSEGQSDERTLLDQLDSLLNNTDVTGLEEIDRALGIPELVVQGHSADRPPPPADAFAGAASDSNMSMDHKAIYGPGYPGPPSMGMQGGYGPGHGPGTGPGLMQGQHGPGFNPTMPQVGGIGVMHPRAAMLRPRMMSATKPLRLQLQQRLQGQQFMNQSRQGLVKMENVPGASPGVRPGMQPGMGAQPTFLNAQMMAQRNREIMTLQMRRHRMMMMMQQQQQQQQQQGSAPGGFSPPPNVTAPSGMDSPMGGASMNQPGQQPFNYGGNYGIGQQGEPSFMGTGSSPPNMMPGRMGGPQNPMMQQHPQSGPMYQSAEMKSWGQGAMPMNNSYPQQQQQQFTQQGAPAQYGGMMMNGAMQGGVSTPGQMPPMQGQMGINAMGMGRMPVGHDQKYC comes from the exons GCAAAAGCTCGTGTGGTGATGACGATGTCCAAAAGGCCGACGTCTCTTCCACAGGTCAGGGGGTCATTGACAAGGACCATCTGGGCCCTCTGCTTTTGCAG gcgCTCGATGGCTTTCTGTTCGTGGTGAACCGTGAGGGCAGCATCGTGTTCGTGTCTGATAATGTGACTCAGTATCTGCAGTACAAGCAAGAGGATCTGATCAGTACCAGCATCTACAGCATCCTGCACCAGGACGACCGCGAGGAGCTGCAGAAGAACCTGCCCAAAG gaCCAAACGGCATCTCATGGGCCACAGACGCCTCTCGCCAGAAGAGTCACACCTTTACCTGCCGAATGCTGGTGCAGTTTGGCCCCGGGGGGGAAGAGGGGGCAGGCAGGCCGCGCTATGAGACCATGCAGTGTTTCGCCCTGACACAGCCCAAGGCCATgatggaggagggggagg ACCTTCAGTCATGTATGATCTGCGTGGCACGGAGAGTAGTCACAGTGGAGCGGACAGAGCGGTTTAGTACCAGGCATGAGCTCTCGG GTAAACTGATTGAGATTGAGCAGCAGGGCTCGTTACACACCACCATGCGGCCCGGCTGGGAGGACCTGGTACGCCGGTGCATGCAGATGTTCCTGCATCGCAGTGAAGGCCAGCCTTGGTCCTACAAACGCCACTATCAGGAGG cgtaCGTACATGGCCGAGCAGAGACTCCTCTCTACCACTTCTCCCTGTCTGACGGGACGCCAGTAACTGCGCAGACGCGCAGCGAGCTGTGTCGGAACCCGGCCACCAGCGAACCTTTCTCCTTCCTTTCCACGCACCTGCTGCACCG GGAGCAGAATGGCTACAGGCCAAACCAGGGAGGCATGATGAGACCACAGGGCATGGGACCTCCTCCTCACGGCTCCCAGGTGAACATGGCACCGGGAGGGCAGATGAACATGAGCAGGGGACACGGCATGGCTGACCCGGGGCACATGGGACCCAGGGCAGGACCCGTGTATGGCCCAGGCCACCGTCTGACACCAATGAACTCAATGCACCAGATAAACCAGATGAACTCTGTCAATCAGATGAACCAGATGGGTTCCATGAATCACATGAACCAGATGAATCAAATGAACTCCATGAATCCTATGAACCAGATTAATTCTATAAACCAGATGAATCAAATGAACCAAATGGGTTCGGTGAATTCGATAAACCCCATGAACCAGATGAATCAGATCAACCACATGAATCAGATGAATCAGATGAATCAGATGAACCAGATGAACCAGATGAACCAGATGGGGCATCCAGGAATGAACCCTCACCAGCAGAACTTCCACGGTGGGGGTTACGGATTGGGCATGACGAGTCCGTCCCATGGAAGCCCCGGTATGCACCCCTCCCAGCAGAACATCATGGGATCTCCACGGATACGGGGAAGCCCCAAGATGGGAGCTAGCCCCTTCTCTCCTGGAG GTATGCATTCTCCTATGGGCCCTATGAACATGGGCAGCAATAGTGGATCCTCCggtccagcaggtggcagcacttTCTCTAGCAGCTCCCTCAACGCCCTCCAGGCCATCAGCGAGGGCGTTGGCTCCTCGCTGCCCGGCGCTCTCACCTCGCCTTCCCACAAGTCCGACGGTTCCCCCAGCGTCAATGCCTCTCAGGCCGGAGCGCCGAACCAGTCAGGGCCCAATAAAGGGCCCATCGTGGGCGAGTCGAAGAGCCCCGCTGGTCCCCACAGCTCTGGGGCCGAGCAGCAGCAAGTTCCCATATCCGAGTCCACGGCGGATAAGCCGGACAGCCAGTCGGGCAAAGAGGGCGCGCTCGACCCTAGCCGCAGGCTCCCAGATGGCAAAGGCCATAAAAAGCTTCTCCAGCTTCTCACCTCCCCGACCGAAGAACTCACGCTGGGGGCGGCAAAAGGCGGACCCCC CCCGGCCTCCGTGGTCCTCGCCGCCGACCTGAAGGAGGCGGGAGGCTGCATGACGAGCCCCTCCTCCACATGCGTGCCCTCGGCGGCGGCTCCGGCAGCAGGCGGCGCCGTGGCGCAGCAAGGAGCCGGGCACCTCTCCTCTCACATGCTGCAGGAGAAGCACAAGATCCTCCACAAGCTGCTGCAGAATGGCAACACGCCGGACGAGGTCGCCCGCATCACGGCCGAGGCCACGGGCAAGGTGCGCCTGGGGGCGGAGCATCAGGGCACGGAGGGCGCGGGGGCGGAGGtcaagcaggagcagcacagtCCGAAGAAGACACACGCCCTGCTCCACTATCTCCTCAACAAGGACGACTCCAAAGAGGCGGGCATTGGCGAGGTCAAGCCAGGCATGGACGAACTGGAGGGTCGTGGGGTTGGCGCAGGGCCAGGGTCAGGGGTTACGACCTCAAGTAACCCAGATAGCAAGATCAAGATGGAACCTCCTGATGAG CTGGAGAGCCTGGAGACCGTCCTAGGAGGCCTTCGGAAGCCCGCTTCCGGAATGTTCGCTGATTCCAGAAGCGGCAGCGGCACAGACAGCGAATCCAAGAAGGGGGGTGGACCTGGAACTCACG gtGTGGAGCGGGAGGCTGTGGGCTTGGCACCGGGGGTTCGGCTGCCCCTACAGAGGGCGGTGTCTGTGGACAGTAAACCCCTGGGGGGTGCAGGAGTAGCAGGCAGGAGGAATGCCCCGTCCTCCGTCATCAAACAGGAGACCCTTGACCACGTGGGAATGG GAGGTCCCAGCAGACAAATGGGCATGACCCAGATGCCTCCCATGATGGCCTCAGGTGACTGGAGAATGTCCAGCTCCGGTGCCAGCCCAGCGGGCTCTAATGGACACCCTGGCATGGGCTGCCCGACCATGGATCCAAATGTCAAGGGGCTGATGGGAGTCCCCATGATCAACAGGTCCAACAGTGTGCCTGCTCCTCGGTCCATGCTACAACAGCAGCTGATGGAGATGA GTCCAAACGACGCGGCGATGGGGGTGAACTCGTTCAGAGGGCAGCCACACCCCCCACAGTCCCCCTCGTGGTCTGACTGTGGGATGGGACTGGATGGAGGTCACACCCCCAACAG TCTGCCGTTCGGGAACCCGCTGGACGACCTGTTGGTTCCCCCGGCAACCAGCGAGGGGCAGAGCGATGAGCGGACCCTGCTCGACCAGCTTGACTCGCTCCTCAACAACACGGATGTCACCGGGCTGGAGGAGATAGACCGGGCGTTGGGTATCCCCGAACTCGTCGTTCAG GGCCACAGTGCGGACCGCCCGCCCCCCCCCGCAGATGCCTTCGCCGGCGCAGCGTCTGACTCCAACATGAGCATGGACCACAAGGCCATCTACGGGCCGGGTTACCCTGGCCCGCCTTCTATGGGCATGCAAGGAGGCTATGGGCCCGGTCACGGTCCCGGCACCGGGCCTGGCTTGATGCAGGGCCAACATGGCCCGGGCTTTAACCCCACGATGCCCCAGGTGGGAGGTATTGGTGTGATGCACCCACGCGCGGCCATGCTACGCCCGCGGATGATGAGCGCCACCAAGCCCCTCCgactgcagctgcagcagaggCTCCAAGGACAACAG TTTATGAACCAGAGCAGACAAGGTTTGGTGAAGATGGAGAATGTGCCCGGAGCAAGCCCAGGAGTGAGGCCTGGCATGCAGCCTGGCATGGGGGCACAG cctaCTTTCCTGAATGCTCAGATGATGGCTCAGAGGAACAGGGAGATAATGACTCTACAGATGAGGAGACacaggatgatgatgatgatgcagcagcagcagcagcagcagcagcagcagggctccGCCCCCGGAGGCTTCAGCCCGCCTCCCAACGTCACCGCCCCCTCTGGTATGGACAGCCCCATGGGAGGAGCTTCCATGAACCAGCCAGGCCAACAGCCATTCAACTATGGAGGGAACTAtg GCATAGGCCAGCAAGGGGAGCCCTCGTTCATGGGCACCGGAAGCAGCCCTCCTAATATGATGCCAGGGCGCATGGGAGGACCTCAGAATCCCATGATGCAACAGCATCCTCAGAGTGGCCCCATGTATCAGTCAGCGGAGATGAAGAGTTGGGGGCAGGGGGCCATGCCCATGAACAA TTCATAcccacaacagcagcagcagcagttcacccagcagggggcgccggCGCAGTACGGGGGCATGATGATGAACGGGGCCATGCAGGGAGGCGTAAGCACACCTGGGCAGATGCCACCCATGCAGGGCCAGATGGGCATAAATGCCATGGGCATGGGTCGTATGCCAGTGGGTCATGATCAG AAGTACTGCTAA